TGCGGTGATAATGCCTACGGAACCCAGAATATAATCAACTCTCTGAGAGGAATAAACAATTGCATTTTCTCCGGTGGCCCCTTCCTTCGCCCCTGATTTCATCATGGCGGCAGTAGCCAGTGAGGTTGTTCCAAGGGCAAGAATCTCGACATTCCAGTGAAGCTCCCGTCTGAGTGCTTCAATAATCTGTCTGCCGATTCCTCCTCCTTGCCCGTCTATAACTGCTATTTTAATCATCTTGAATCACCTGTTCTTTTTTGTATACAATATACATGAAATAACGCAAAAAAAAATATAAATGTTTGTGTCGGCTGTTGATTACTAAGCCGACACTCTTATTCTGAGTCCCTCACGCATCGAATTCAGGTAATCCTGATACGTGATCCCCTTACATGGATTCTCAATATCGATGTCTTCCACATCTGAAGTAAAAATATAGTCGGCAAATTCACAATAGGCTCTCGTCTCTGCGGATTCCGGCTTTACTCCCATCTCTGAGTAGTAATCGCAATATTTGCAATACATCATGACCATCACTCCTTAATCAATGTATTAACCGCATTACATTGGCTATATTAATTGTTTATCATCGTCATTGTACTTCGCAAATTTCTTTGCTTCAATGGCTGCAAGTTAAGAGTTTTTTGAAAGCTTTTTTGTTTTTTATAAGTAGATACGGTTTTATTTGATATGATAAAATCTAATGCTTTTAGAAGATCGATACGAAAGGATTTCGCGATTGGAAATACGACATGTTATAATAAGACAAAATGAAAACCAAAGGTTTTACGGAGGGAAGGATATGACGAAGAACAGAACACCTAGAAGAGTCATTTTAGATTTGGCAGTTACTTTAGATGGCTTTATTGAAGGAAAAAACGGCGAGGTTGATTGGTGCATTATGGAGCCAGATATGAGCTTTCCTGATTTTTTAAATCAAATTGACACGATCCTATATGGCAGAAAAAGTTATGATCTATGGGGACAATATATCCCAAAGGATGAGGATCCTGCCGCTGAAAAGGAAATTTGGAATCTGGTTCACAGTAAAAAGAAATATGTATTCTCCCGAACATCAAAAGAGTCCGATCAGAAAGCAACGTATATCAAAGATAATATTCAAGAAGCAGTAGATCAAATCAAGAGCGAACCTGGCACAGATATATGGCTGTATGGCGGCGCAAGCCTCATTACAACATTCATCAATCTTAGACTTGTGGATGAGTTCAGACTATCGATTCACCCTGTTGTTCTGGGAGAAGGCACTCCGTTATTTACGGATTTAAAACAGCGGCTCAATTTAAAGCTGGTTGATACAAAAGTCTTCTCCTCTGGGGTGGTACAAGTAATCTATCATTGGAACGAACATTCATAGGATATTAAATAAGCTTATTTCTCAAGCTACTGCCCATAAATTTAAATAAATTAAGAGTAAGGGGTGTCTCTGGAGGGACATCCCCTTCTCTTATTGCTAGTTACAAAATCACTGTTCTGACGAAATACCCGAAGGACGAATGAAAAGGATTACGATCAGATCAGCTTTAGAATTGCGCCGGTGGGACACTTGGCGGTGCAGGTTGCCTCGCTGCATATGGTCTCGCAGATATGCGGATCAACCACAGCCAGATTGTCTTCCATTTTTGCTGCCCCGTGAGGACAATTTTTCACGCACAGGCCGCAGGCGATACAAGCGGACGCGCAGAGTTTTCTTGCAGCTGCACCTTTATCTTTGGAGCTGCAGTCCACAGTGACTTTTGCACCCAGAGGCTGCATGGCGATGACTTTTTTC
This genomic window from Clostridiales bacterium contains:
- a CDS encoding DUF3842 family protein, yielding MKIAVIDGQGGGIGRQIIEALRRELHWNVEILALGTTSLATAAMMKSGAKEGATGENAIVYSSQRVDYILGSVGIITANAMHGEVTPAMAKAISDSYAKKILIPLSSGNIEIVGVDKSIPLPKIIENAARMISTLIYEEEGERRPERRHIV
- a CDS encoding dihydrofolate reductase — protein: MTKNRTPRRVILDLAVTLDGFIEGKNGEVDWCIMEPDMSFPDFLNQIDTILYGRKSYDLWGQYIPKDEDPAAEKEIWNLVHSKKKYVFSRTSKESDQKATYIKDNIQEAVDQIKSEPGTDIWLYGGASLITTFINLRLVDEFRLSIHPVVLGEGTPLFTDLKQRLNLKLVDTKVFSSGVVQVIYHWNEHS